The proteins below come from a single Papaver somniferum cultivar HN1 chromosome 11, ASM357369v1, whole genome shotgun sequence genomic window:
- the LOC113321417 gene encoding syntaxin-related protein KNOLLE-like: MNDLMTKSFANYVDLKKAALKDLEAGPDFDNVEMSGNPQMDPNFSDFLAEAEKVKEEMSLIREILGTIQEAHEESKSLHKSDALKAVRHRINTDILNVLKKAKIIRSRIEDLDRATIANRRLSGYAAGTPLDRARTSVTNGLRQKLKVLMMEFQDLRQKIMSEHKDTVGRRYFTVTGEYPEEEVIEKIISNNGGEDFLQRAVQEHGKGKVLETVVEIKDRHEAAKEIEKSLLELHQVFLDMAVMVEAQGDQIDNIEHHVTNAAQYVKDGSKELHQAKGYQRSSRKCMCIGLVLLLILILVIVIPIITSFKSS, from the coding sequence ATGAATGATCTTATGACCAAATCATTCGCAAACTATGTTGATCTAAAGAAAGCAGCATTGAAAGATTTAGAAGCTGGTCCTGATTTTGATAATGTTGAGATGTCTGGAAATCCTCAAATGGATCCCAACTTTAGTGACTTCTTAGCTGAAGCAGAGAAAGTGAAAGAGGAGATGTCTTTGATTAGAGAAATATTGGGTACAATTCAGGAAGCCCATGAGGAGAGCAAGTCCTTGCACAAATCTGATGCTCTCAAGGCTGTTAGACACCGCATCAATACTGATATCTTGAATGTTTTGAAGAAGGCGAAGATTATTCGGTCTCGCATTGAGGATCTGGACAGGGCTACTATTGCTAATCGAAGGTTGTCAGGTTATGCAGCTGGAACTCCTCTTGACAGAGCAAGAACTTCAGTTACAAATGGTCTTAGGCAGAAGTTGAAAGTGTTGATGATGGAATTCCAGGATTTGAGACAGAAAATTATGTCTGAGCATAAAGACACAGTTGGGAGACGTTATTTCACGGTTACCGGAGAGTACCCAGAGGAGGAAGTGATTGAGAAGATCATATCTAACAATGGTGGAGAGGATTTCTTGCAGAGAGCAGTTCAAGAGCATGGAAAAGGGAAAGTCCTTGAAACTGTTGTGGAGATCAAAGACAGGCATGAGGCTGCTAAAGAGATTGAAAAGAGTCTATTGGAGCTTCACCAAGTGTTCTTGGATATGGCAGTGATGGTAGAAGCTCAAGGTGACCAGATTGATAACATTGAGCACCATGTCACTAACGCTGCACAGTACGTGAAGGACGGCAGCAAGGAGCTTCACCAGGCCAAGGGTTATCAGAGAAGCAGCAGAAAGTGTATGTGCATCGGTTTGGTATTACTTCTCATCCTTATCCTTGTCATCGTTATCCCCATTATCACCAGTTTCAAGAGCTCATAG